The nucleotide window CTGTCTTCAGACAAGGTTCTCCTCGGAAACGGAAAGGTCCCGTGTCCGGGACGAGGGGCAGCGATAGGTTTCGGTCAGAGGAGGCATTTTACGAGAACCCTCTTCCTGATTGCCTTTGTCAATCGAATGACGATTCTATTGTCAGCATATAACCACGATCATGGAGTTAACCGGTCTTCGCCGCCCCTGCCCCCTGGCGACCATTCCCAGGTACATAGAGGAAAGGGAGGTGCATACTGATAAAGTTCCACAGCATTAGAGCTTCTGCTTAGCTGACATTACGGTCCAACGATTCGTTGGCACACACGGCCCGGCTCTCTTCCGCAGAACAAGTTGCCAATGCACCAAAGATGTTCGGAGCAGCTGTACAGCGGTTTAGATGTAACTGCAGTTTGTAAGCATGGGTATAATTATTACCTCTTGTAAGTATAGGACTAATAAAGAGCAGAGGATAGTTTCTGTTGAAACATCTCAACGCTAGTAGTATCTCACCTGAGATAGTTTCTGTTGATCTGACATCACACGATGGCAGCATGAGGATGAGTATGTTCAGAACACGGCTGTGCAGGGCTTTAGATGTAGCTGCATTTGTAAGCCTCTTGTGTAGGTAAAACCAATACAAATAGAATAAGAGGAATAGGTGAGACATGCTGAATTCCTAGCTGGGTATTTCTGAATGAAAGTTTGAGCTTGGAGGAGCAGTGCACTGGAAAACATTGCACCAACATTGAGTTTCCGATTTCTTTGTTACAAGTGCACACCAGAATGTGCTAAATTTTTGTGTCATGTGTCTTGACAGTTACAATCATGTTCTGTTTGTCACCATGAAAATCACGAAGGAGCTGATAAACAAACGCCCATCTCATATGGCTGTTTACACAAGAAGAGTACAACTACCTACAAAAAGTAACACAGAGGATAGACACACGAATTTCAATGAGTCCGTTCACTACTAACTCAGTTCATCACGTCAGACTTGAGGGAATCAACCAAGTTCATGGCTAATTTCACCATCAAATAAGTTAATCAAGCCAAGCTGGAGTAAATCAGAAATTCCATGACCAGTTTCACCAAAGTAGTTCAGTTCATCACGTGCAAGTTTGAGGAAATCAACAAAGTTCATGACCACTTTCACCACCAAATCAGTTCATGTGCAAAGCTTGAGGTAATCAACAAAGTTCATGACCATCCCTAAAAACAAAGTTCATCAACAATTTCACCACCAAAATCAGTTCATCACGTCAAACATGAGGAAATCAACAAAGTACCATGACCAATTTCACCACCAATGCAGTTCAGTTCATCATGTGCAAGCTTGAGGTAATCAACAAAGTTCATGACCATCCCTCGAAAAAAGAAGTTCATCACCAATTTCACCACCAAAATCAATTCATCACGTCAAACATGAGAAATCAACAAAGCTTCATGACCAATTTCACCACCAAAGAGttcatcatactccctccgtccggaaatacttgtcctcaaaatggttgtatctagacttattttagttgtAGATACATTCATTTTATCCTTTTTAAGACAAATATTTACGGATGGAGGGAGTACGAACAGAGTTCCCGACCAATTTCACCACCAGTCGATCAGAACTCAGAAACCACGATCCAAGACGATAGACGAAGCAAAACAAGGCAGAAAGACACCAAACGTCACCACACCAACAAGGCATCTCTCATCCTCTCGCGCCGGCCATCCTCCATGAACACTACCACTACCACTACTAGACTCGATCCGTCTTCCATCAGTACTACTACCACTACGACTACTCGACTCGCCTCCATACTCGATCGTCACCTGGAACACGTCCATGCGCTCCTCCTCCTTCAGTTTGGGCACGGTCACCTTCAGCACGAAGTTCTTCATCTCGGCCTTGATCTTGTCCATCTTGTACTCGCCAGCGGGCATCTCGATGCGGTGACTGTACCTTGACAGCGCGGGGTTGCTGTCGCCTTTCCGGTGCGCCTTCTCGCCCCCGCCCTTGATCACCAGGATGTTCCGCTCCGCCCACACCTTCACGCGTTCCTTCCCGAGCCCCAGCATCAGCACCGTCAGGTACACCGCGTCTTCGTCGTCCTTGTCCACCCACCACCCGCGCCGCGGCGCCCCTGCCGCGGAGGAGAGGCCGGGCGGGGCGGCACCGTCCTCCATCAGAGCGTACAGACGGTCCACGCATCccgggatgcctaccggggcgaGCACGTCTGCGGAATCTGTTAGAGTGTGGACTCGGTCTGCCCTCACCTCCCACGATCAAGGCCACGATCATCTCCTCGTCGCAGATGTTGTAGCGCCAGCAACTCTATATGTACCCCCCTCCATGTACTCTCAATACAAGGAATGAAAACACTCTATTAATCTCCATGGTATCAGATATTCGATCCTCTTCCGCAAACACACGCTCGCCATGACCAACTCCGGCGAACTAACCACCCAAGACGGCGGCCAGCCAACCACCCAAGACGGCGGCCAGCCAATCCTTCCCGCTCACGGCGGCCAGCCAACCACCCAAGACGGCGCCTAGCCAATCCTTCCCGTTCCTCCCACCTCCCAGCCGCCTTCTCTCAACTTCAACGACACGATCACGGACATCACCCCCTTTATCCCCATCGTGCTCGATCTTCATAGCCACAACTACTATCATTGACGGCATCTTTTTGAGATACATCTTGGCCGCTGCtctcttcttcaccacatcaccGGCGATGCGTCGCCGGCGCCCCACGACTCCCGCTGGCTCAAGGATGATCTAGCCATCATCCAGTGGCTGTACACGCGCATCTCCACTGAGCTCTTCAACTTGGTGGTCATCGATGGCGCAACTTCTCGCGACATCTGGATCGAGCTCCATCGGTTGTTCCAGGACAACCACGACGCTCGCGTCTCCGCCCTCAACACCGAGCTTCGCACGGTCACCCAGGGAGACCGCCCCGTTGGCGTCTTCTGCCAGTGAATCAAGGCCATCGGCGATGAGTTTCGCGAGCTTGGCGAAGTGGTCGCCGACCGCCCTCTTCTTCACGTGCTCATGGGTGGACTCGACGAGCAATTTGCTCAACAGGCGACTTTGATCCCGCTTCTCCGCTGCCGCGCGCTCTGCTCCACCTCCGGTGGCTGCGGTGCCGCCCCCGCCATCTTCTGCACCACAACCCCCTCCCGGATGGCGCCCCAGCCCCAACTACAAGGGCAAAAACCTGGTGTACCGCCTGCCGAAGCCCGGATCGGCGTCCTCTTCATCGATGCCTGCCCCTGCATCGAATCctcctccaccagccgccgcaccctCACCTCCGGCTCCTTCGACCTGGCGTCCTCAGCATGATCTGTGGACTAGGCTGGTGCAGGCATGGCCTATGCCCTGGTCCGCTCCCTCGCCATATGGTGCTCCGTCGGCCTACATCGGCAGCTGGGCTCCAGGCCTCCGTCTCTCCACCGGCGCGCCTGGTCTCCTCGGCGCCCGTCCACCACCGCATGCCTATGCTGCATATGCGCCTCTGTACCAGGCGGCGCCGCCCACGTACCCCTACGGCTTCCCCATGCCACCACCCTGGTAGCACGCGGCCTCGGGCACCTCTTCGTCAACTCAACCACCGCCCGCCTCTGCTTCACCCTTGACCGCGTCGGCTTGGGATCAGGCCGCCTTCATCGCTGCCATGAACTCTCTTACCACTTAGGACGCAGGTAACGATTGGATCTTCGACTCTGGTGCATCCTGTCATATGTCTGCATCTAGCGCTTCACTTTCCTCACTTCATCTCTATGTTATGTTCCCCTCCATCACCATCGGAGACGGCTCCTCTGTTCCAGTCACCGGCGTCGGTACTTCCtacctctctcactctctctcgcCCCTTCTCCTTAGAGAAGTTCTTGTCGCTCCCGCTCTCATTAGGAACCTTATATCCGTTCGCCGTTTTACTATTGACAATCAGGTTTTCGTTGAATTTGACCCTTTTAGATTGTCTGTGAAGGATCTTCGAACCAAGAAGGAGCTAGCTCGGTTCAATAGTCGGCGATCTGTACACTGTCCACGACGCCACCACTCCCACGCCTCCTCCTCACGCCATGCTCGCCTCCATCACCTCGTGGCATCGCCGGCTCGGGCACCCCAACAGCACGACGACGACGAATCTTCTCGATGAATTTCAGATTTCTCACGCTCGTAGTTCACACGACACTTCTCTTTGTCACGCTTGTCAGCTAGGCAAGCATGTTAGGCTACGTAGTTCTTTTCCTTTTAAACTTTTGCATTGTGACTTGTGGACATCACCCACACCAAGTGTATCCGGTTTCAAATATTATCTTGTCATGTTAGATGACTACTGGAACTTCATCTGGACATTCCCTCTTCGTGCCAAGTCTGATGTTCATATCCTGTTTGTTATTTCCAACACTATGTATCCACTCACTTTGCTCTTCCCATCAGATTCTTGCAATGTGACAACGGCCGTGAATTTGACAACGCCCGCAACCATGATTTCTTTCTTCACCATGGTATCTTACTTCGCTTCTCCTGTCCTTACACCTCACCTCAGAACGGCAAGGCCGAGCGCTCTCTCCGTACAATCAACGATGTTCTCCGCACTCTCCTTACTCAGGCGTCCATGCCTGCCCGCTATTGGGTCGAGGCTCTTCGTCATGCCACTTTCCTCCTCAACGTTCGGCCCACCAAAACTTGCCCTCATTATTCTCCCTACGATTCGCTTTTCCTCACTCCACCTAACTATGCCGATCTTCGTGTCTTCGGCTGCTTGTGTTACCCCAATATGTCCGCTATCTCTGCCAACAAATTAGCTCCACGATCGCTTCCCTGCgttttcttagggttttcagattCCCACAAAAGATATCGCTGCCTTCATATCCCTTCTGGACGCGTAATCCTCTCACGCCACATCACTTTTGACGAGACAACATTCCCCTTTGCCGTCCACACATCGCCAGACCTATCCGCGCCGCTTTCCCCCACCAGTCCATCGCTCCACGATCCCCTGCGATCGACGTGCATGGCCTGCATGGCCATGTACACCTGGACCCCACCACCACCCCACCACTACATGCAGCTGGTCCCGTAGCTCCTGCTCCCGACATCTCCGGTCCCGCGGATCTCCTGGATCTCGCGCCCAATCCCTCTCCCGCACCCACCACCTGCTGTCCCCCGAATCTCTCAGATCCCGCGCCCCCAGCTCTCCCACTCCCGACAACTGTTGTCCTGCGGATCTCTCGAACTCTGTACCATCCAATCCACATGCACCCACCGATTCCTCTGCTCCACTCATGCCACCTCGCCAGCCGGATCCACCCTCCTCTTCTCCTACACCATCGCCCGACCCTAGCTCGCTACCACTTGAGCCGTTCCTGTTCCCGTTCCTCACAATGCCCATTCCATGCGCACTCGAAGCAAAGCTGGTTTCAGCCGGCCCGTCGATCATCTTAACCTTACTGCCTCAACCTCTCCCATCTCTCCCATCCCCACCTCCTACAAAGCCGCTCTTCTGGACCCACATTGGTTTCAGGCCATGAACGACGAGTACGACGTCCTCCTCAACAACACCTGGACTCTCATTCCTCGCGTCCCCGGAGCTAATGTTGTCTCCGATAAATGGGTGTTTCTCCACAAATTTCATTCGGATGGCTCGCTCGCTCACTACAAAGCTCGCTGGGTCTGTCGCGGTGACTCTCAACAACCCGACGTCGACTTTGACGAGACTTTTTCGCCGGTTGTCAAGCCCAGTACCATCCGCGCCGTCCTCAGTCTCGTCGTCTCCTTGTCGTGGCCTATCCGTCAGCTGGATGTTAAGGATGCATTTTTGCACGGATCCATCAACGAGACTGTCTACTGTCGTCAACCCCTTGGCTTTTCTGATCCTTCCTTTCCTGACCACGTCTGCCACCTTCAAAAGTCCTTGTATGGTCTCAAACAGGCGCCACGAGCTTGGTTTCAACGTTTTGCTTCCTACATTCAACGCCTAGGTTTTGCTCCCTCCCGCTCCGATTCTTCCCTCTTCATATTCCACCCCTCTACGCATACGGCTTACTTATTCTTGTATGTTGACGATATTGTTCTCACCGCCTCCTCCACTACCTTTCTTAACCACATCATCGCCTCCCTGCGCGCTGAGTTCTGCATGACAGATCTTGGCCCGCTTCATCATTTCCTCGGCGTTGCTGTCTCCCGGTCCTCTACGGGCCTCTTCCTTTCTCAGCGTCAGTACGCTGTTGAGCTGCTCTCCAAAGCTGGTATGACCGACTGCCACCCTACTCGCACACCTGCTGAGACCGGCGCCAAGCTTTCTTCTGCCGGCGAACCCCTTCCTGACGCCACCCTCTATCGTAGCATCACTGGCGCTCTCCAATACCTTACACGACCTGATATCGCCTACGCTGTACAGCAGGCCTGCTTGCATAAGCATGACCTGCGCCTTCCACATATGACCCATGTTCGACGCATTCTTCGTTACCTCAAGGGTACACTTGATCATGGCCTtgctgacggtgtcctggactagggggtactcaccacgtcatctcccgatctgttagattgggccgaggacccccatggccgtatactcatgggccagttcggacagctgccgcatacaaggaagattccacaagacttggcgatcaagacaaggactcctccccaccagcgtattcggctaggactcttgttattctaggcctctggtgcattatataaaccgaggccaggctagtcgatagatcatatacaacatacaatcataccatagactagcttctagggtttagcctctctgatctcgtggtagatctactcttgtactacccatatcatcaatattaatcaagcaggacgtagggttttacctccattaagagggcccgaacctgggtaaaacatcgcgtctcctgcctcctgttaccatccgccttagacgcacagttcgggaccccctacccgagatccgccggttttgacaccgacattggtgctttcattgagagctccgttgtgtgttcggcaaaagattgatggctcgcctgcagatcaactgcgacttcgacATCTTcatcaccagctcgactggtcaccttggtttgaccaaggaccgcgccctacctccgatcgtcatgtttggatgagggcctttataaacatcaactccgatctctatcaagatcatggaggaatcatccagggagcccgggggctcaacgtcaacattgccctcgggtgatcgtgctgtttttctggacagcaaacttgtgtccgccgccaccgcctcctcaagtgtctttttaacgattgctttggtggaattgtgcggaattgagtctacaacaaccctggaaaatttcatcAAGTTCCGATgaaggaatctctggcaatccacgatataccagAGCCATGTCAAATCTAGATgagaatctggacgagtttagggcgtggtgtccagcttctagctcggacgtcctttggaagatccaaccgttgatcggctgcggaattcctatatctaccacctctcaacatttcagctcgatccgaccgtccaaactccgggaaccttccgattagtgcattaCTTTTTGGATCTGCTTTCTGCgtgaaaacgaatccgacccgagttcatcttttttatgaacgggatttcggacatcctttttgaagaaagttttgtatggggtattgtgttttgttgccgaacacatcccactaactttaaaatcttttaaacatgatcttcaacatcatgctggtgccaaaccagtccggcaatattgctccacggctgccgacctgcgctagacacgtcgtcactttgttgagccgagctcaatttcttcggatcatcatctcggcaagccgaacaagagtccgacatcgcgaaggataaatcatcaccaacatcgccgccccatggattacacggagcgggcataccggcatcaccgcacggtcgcttcatcaagccgacatcgaccacgtcacgacctgcatcggcagggccacactattgcttcttcaagctggtgtccatcacaccgacctacttcgactcatcggctgacatcgaggcttcgacatctcggctggaccgggggcttcgctatctcttcatcaacctactccggacacttcggcgtcactagccgaccagctccgtcacgttagctggaccgagggctttgcctcggcgagccaacctttgccagcattgccatgccgttgttttatcgcccatcagacAATGggcaccttccttcggattgctacaacaaataaaccaggtgctattaatcccagtattttttgcttgtttgggttcatttttcccaaggaattattactctagtttgtccatcatatgtacacaggtctatcaaagggtggccgcattaacgacagtcacatggtggttcggtcagtttccgtacggcgaacgccgcatctggagctcggaccgacctgttaattcaggctttgccacgcctttaccgcatcacgccgacgccctgcatcgacattgacttcggcacCAGGCcgtatttcttttattactcactttgcataaattatttattatgcaattatttttttaattatcattattactattatttCCGATTTGCACTATTTTTCGTGCACaagaaaatgatccggggactttggcgtcactctgccggtctgcattgacgaatgtcaccacttcggcgtgtcgagctcttcgctccgccacctcgggactggcttgggggatggaaccttgtcccgcatcaagctcggaccgcgtcatcaataccgaacacattaaccagctaagtcgctttcatgctcaaagctttaacttctaacttgtgttcggttcgaccaagcattatacttttttggaaaaaagttgcttgtaaaaaatttccttgtccaaactttgtttgtgacgcataaattcaaatacccaattcatttgggagcttccttcatgaagcttttcctcttgcatatgattatgcttgtacggcttcgttccttgttcgtgtattacgccacaatatgcaccatattgacttaagcgatttgcaagctgggttgcctcgctcctgtgtttacccctacgtttccgattgtttggctagggagtaaagggagcacctctgcgattgtcacgattgGGTCATCCGAGTCggaccttagactgggtgaagccgaaagctagcgctcttatagttttcaatgatggttggcacacaacggaactcatgagtacaaaaaatctattgcacaagtctcataataacaatgagcaccgaagaaaggtatcgatgggggtactattttcttcgaagatgcttcttacactttgcagtaatatagcataagttccctgagcgcgctttgtctgttatagccttatggcctgattgcctggttattggaaacaccgtcgatattcttgacagatggagtacataacacttttcggtccttgaccaaagagggagaagccgacggtcggttaagacgcgtttaaagttcggttgaacatagatatgatataagtacttcggtacatgcaatcattcttttacccaagtcacttgggggctcttaaatttatatgagccattttatgataagtgttcttcttcttagtcgttgcaaagttttattattattattattattattattattattattattattatctatcactccttttttcaACACGAGCATGTGGtaactagccggggagcctaatttctctctcaaagccgctaaaGTTTAgattgctaaactggcctaatgagaagtactccgccctcgggataggaggttgaagccgtaggctgacccacttgaagtcttgagataggatgtatcatgttaaagcacgacagaagcacttcttttgctaaggccaattttcggattggcaccgaacacttgatcttgttcggacgtcaagtttttactgacgttttttggttttccaagcttgtggcacttttaaactatttgtgtgttttcagcacaagtctcgcagtgcaacgccagacacctttagagattcggcaaaaacattctcgtatattgctatatatgcatcggtttcgaattgtgtcttcggtcaatagttgggttgcccggcgcgcttgcctcctacgtttcgctttgttcggctaggtgtgcaaagggataaccactgcgattgtgcttccagctcacatggttaagcacctcagtggagaaagccgaaaactgactgtcacaataagcgtaaactggtcagcgatccgatgacggtgttaaatgacgggccattcataacaatggccgaagtgtttgcggcttgacctcgactgtcgccgaacactaccgggggctattaactggcctcccaaactaaatcctcgatattttgctcttacattggagctgaggtttcatgatcatgcttagcatgacaacccaaagaaaggaaccgatagcgggactattttctttggaagacatttcttctgttaaacagtaatataacatatctctctgcgtacctttgtttataaaaccgcatggccagattgccttgtttgttgtaaatctttgccctcacaaaggctttataaagtaggagaaacactcctcggctattggccgaggaggtggaagccgatggtcggtcaacaaagtttggtacaatgcggatccgaacattaatgacgtaaagtacttggatacatagagtcattacacataatttgtgattttgctatggatatcaatccttaattcggccacccgtgcccgcattaagactcgtgggctactgggcttcgggcttattatttacaaatattaaaggggcacatcgatcccctgatctggtgttgccactcgaccagtgtctcgggggctactgcattgcctgtccaatgcagaaaattttaagtgtaatacagtttccgaggagattttgatcctcaggttggtcggccgcacccaacctgagtctcgaggactgagcacgccgctttttgtgtctcaaagtattctgccgagctaggacttgatcctcagaccgattttgcaaatcaacctgagtctcaacggctattgggatcagcggtcttatgtcatccttcatgtgcatctcgggttttagaccgatacccaccttgagggctactggctatatatttcggcagagaataaattgcaccaatcaaaaatattgacaaaaatcggcccacattcggggtggtgcaccacctcggaagcagtttggcataaagctcgggcgctagtggctggctccatagagggcatttccggcattaagctcggctaaactccttcaaacttctttgaaccaaggtgatttacgacacctcggatacagtccggcggtggagctcggatacatagtccggcgttggagctcggatacagttcggcgttggagctcggatacatagtccggcgttggagctcggatacagtccgacgttggagctcggatacatattccggcgttggagctcggatacattccggcgttagagctgggaagcggtctggcgttggtgctcggctgcaaaagatacctcgaatgcagtctggcgttggagctcagacgcaagaggacgctgccgcccaggaacaacttcaaacccgaggtgtggcataaaaataacaagacattgataaaggccagaaacttaaaggggctcctcggatacccgacgtgtgaactcgtcgaatgcatttcggcgatcctcaagatcgaagatgagaagatttgttgaaccagttttcaagaccgacgaccgaagatgaagaacggttcagaagaatcaaggagcgtccctaacttgaagacaggttcagggggctactgacggtgtcctagactaggggggtactcaccacgtcatctcccgatctgttagattgggccgaggacccccatggccgtatactcatgggccagttcggacagctgccgcatacaaggaagattccacaagacttggcgatcaagacaaggactcctccccaccgacgtattcggctaggactcttgttatcctaggcctctggtgcattatataaaccgaggccaggctagtcaatagatcatatacaacatacaatcataccataggctagcttctagggtttagcctctctgatctcgtggtagatctactcttgtactacccatatcatcaatattaatcaagcaggacgtagggttttacctccatcaagagggcccgaacctgggtaaaacatcgcgtcccctgcctcctgttaccatctgctttagacgcacagttcgggaccccctacccgagatccgccggttttgacaccgacacttgcCATTACTCCTTTGTCTCCTACCTCTCTCACCGCATATTCTGATGCAGACTGGGCAGGATGTCCGGATACTCGTCGTTCCACTTCGGGATATTGTGATTACTTGGGTGATAATTTGATTTCATGGTCTTCGAAGAGGCAGTTCATTGTTTACAGGTCGTCTGCGGAGGCTGAGTATCGCTCGGTCGCTCATGCTGTGGCTGAAACTATCTGGCTTCGGCAACTTCTCACTGAGCTCCATCGTCCAGTGCATCAGGCTACCATTGTGTACCGTGATAATGTGTCAGCAGTGTACATGTCATCTAATCTTGTTCAGCACCGCAGAACTAAGCATATAGAGATTGACATTCATTTTGTAAGAGAGAGGGTAGCTTTAGGGCATTCTCCATGTCCCGACTATGGCGCAGTACACTGACATCTTCACCAAGGGGCTCCCGTCCGCGACCTTCCTCGACATACGCTCCAGTCTCAACGTCGTCGAAGCCACCGCTGACACTGCGGGAGGCTATTAGAGTGTGGACTCGGTCTGCCCTCACCTCCCACGATCGAGGCCACGATCATCTCCACGCCCCAGCTATTGTAGCACCAGCAACTCTATATGTACCCCCCTCCATGTACTCTCAATACAAGGAATGAAAACACTCTATTAATCTTCAGAATCAATCAAGAGAGGCAAACGTTGTTGTGATCAGAACCCTGATTCGCCTCACGATGCTAAACGCGAACGCGGAGAGGGAGCGCAGCTGGGGAGGGGGGACGGGTGAGGACGCATGCATACATACCCTGCGAGGGGAAGCTGGAGACGACGAACTCGCGGGCCCGGCGGCGATCGCCGGTGTCGGCGTCCTCGTCCTCGCCGTCGCTTGAGTCGTCGTCGTACCAGCGGGGCTCCTTGCCTTGGGTGCTGCAGGTGGGGGTTGGCCGCGGTGGTGCGGAGCGCGTAGAAGGCCACGATCACACCGGGCGCGGACGGCTCGGCGAGGAGCTTCTTGGGGAGGCTGAGCAGTGCGACACCGTTGCAAGCGACGACGGAAGCCATGGtctctctccccccctctctcttctCTCTATCTCCTATGATTTTGGATTCTGGTGGAGGGGGCGCGAAACGGAAAGGGGCTTTCTTGGGGGAGGGGATGGAGGGTGTTTAGAAGGTTCTGGAGAGATCCTTTCGGGCCTTGAGTCTCCCAGAAAGATCGGCAGACCACAGCTGTACTATTCGCGCTAGTTGATTTACGATTAGGGCACCATGGATGAGTACTAACCTTTTTCCTAAAACCTAAAAAGTGCAGTTGC belongs to Triticum urartu cultivar G1812 chromosome 7, Tu2.1, whole genome shotgun sequence and includes:
- the LOC125524443 gene encoding 26.2 kDa heat shock protein, mitochondrial-like, translating into MEDGAAPPGLSSAAGAPRRGWWVDKDDEDAVYLTVLMLGLGKERVKVWAERNILVIKGGGEKAHRKGDSNPALSRYSHRIEMPAGEYKMDKIKAEMKNFVLKVTVPKLKEEERMDVFQVTIEYGGESSSRSGSSTDGRRIESSSGSGSVHGGWPAREDERCLVGVVTFGVFLPCFASSIVLDRGF